One Setaria italica strain Yugu1 chromosome I, Setaria_italica_v2.0, whole genome shotgun sequence DNA window includes the following coding sequences:
- the LOC101773820 gene encoding uncharacterized protein LOC101773820 — protein sequence MVAPVVIASAGLGMLAGLAMANRSLGDGIPAASRWDARPRCATCGGSGRVECLCNRWSDGDSGCRTCAGSGRMPCRSCGGSGTGRPLPARLTIQHQKPRPPAGYN from the coding sequence ATGGTGGCGCCGGTGGTGATCGCGTCGGCGGGGCTGGGCATGCTGGCGGGCCTGGCGATGGCGAACCGGTCGCTGGGGGACGGGATCCCGGCGGCATCCAGGTGGGACGCGCGCCCACGCTGCGCCACGTGCGGCGGCTCTGGCCGGGTCGAGTGCCTCTGCAACCGCtggtccgacggcgactccggctGCCGGACCTGCGCCGGGTCGGGCAGGATGCCCTGCCGCAGCTGCGGCGGGTCCGGCACGGGCAGGCCGCTCCCGGCGCGGCTCACCATCCAGCACCAgaagccgcggccgccggccggctacAACTGA